Genomic DNA from Tissierellales bacterium:
TATTCTGAAAACTTTAATTTCTATCAAATTTTATATTAAAAAGCGGTAGATTCAATATCTACCGCTATTAAACTATTAAATTTTAAATTGTCCAATTTGGCTCTTAAGTTCTATAGATAATTCATTTAAAGTCTCTGCTGCTTGAGCTACAGATTCTACAGCCATGCTCTGTTGCTGCATACTAGCACTTACTTCTTCTGAAGCTGCCGCAGTTTCTTCAGAAACAGAAGATATATTCGTTATAGAAGTCACTATCTCATTTTTGTCTCCAATAATATCCTCTATGAATTCATCAATCAAGCTAATTTGTTCCACTATCTCATCGATTGAATTTGATATATTTGCGAATGCCCCATCAACCTCTTGCACTGCACCAAATTGTTTCTCTGAGTTTTCTTTAAATCTATCCATGATACTTACAGTATCTTTAGTCTGCTTCTGAATCATATCTACAATATTTCTAATCTTATCTGCAGATGAAGAAGATTCTTCTGCAAGTTTTCTAATTTCATCAGCAACTACCGCAAAACCTTTACCGTGCTCGCCAGCTCTCGCAGCCTCTATAGATGCATTAAGTGCAAGTAAGTTCGTCTGCTCTGCTATAGAACTGATAGTCTCAAGTATTCCACCAATATCATTTGATTTCTTCTCAAGCTCTGAAATGGATTCTGCAATCTCTTCTGTAGATTTGATATTTTCATCAGATTTTTCTCTCAAGTCACCAACTGTTTCCAATCCTTTTTCATTTACATCTTTTGCAGAAAGCGCATTTGTAGAAATATCTTTTGAATTGTCATGCAATTTATTAAGTTTCTCGTCTAAGCTCGCTGTAAGTCTCGCACTAGTCTCAGCATCATTGGCTTGATCTGATGCTCCTCTTGCAATCTCTTCAACTGTTCTCGAAACTTCTTCAGATGATGCACTAGCTTCCTCTGATGCTGCTGCAAGTGATTCCGCTGACTCAGCAACATTGTCTGTAACTGTAGATGCATTCTTGACCAGCGATCTAACATTCTCAACCATAGCATTAAACGACTTGCTTAAATCCCCTATCTCATCTTTAGTTCTAACATTAGACTGTACAGTCATATCACCAGCCTCTACGAGTTTCATATCAGCAACTATTTGTTTTATAGGCTTAATCATAGAATTACCGAACAACACACCTATAACTATAGCTAATATCAAAACTATAATAGCTACTATCAATG
This window encodes:
- a CDS encoding methyl-accepting chemotaxis protein — encoded protein: MKIGIREKVIGIISILIILSVASLGFFSYINSADVLSNSLRHDHFELNKEIAESIKHQFDGYMAGLKMVADSGNTKTIEEAGFNQWRRDVFKTYVDNFDQVVQAYIGLPDGTIHIEPQYEFADDYDPRQRAWYKGVMENNGPYWTDVYLGAVSKKWTIAGAVPSKDTNGNFQGVLSMSIILEELADEISQIKVGTDGYVFILGRDGTVISHPDESRIGSILDQAEIQQAIDKEDSGTIDYSFTNSEGKTRDKYVVYQKIDSLGWYVMTSMYVDEITDKTAVVLRTTLIVAIIVLILAIVIGVLFGNSMIKPIKQIVADMKLVEAGDMTVQSNVRTKDEIGDLSKSFNAMVENVRSLVKNASTVTDNVAESAESLAAASEEASASSEEVSRTVEEIARGASDQANDAETSARLTASLDEKLNKLHDNSKDISTNALSAKDVNEKGLETVGDLREKSDENIKSTEEIAESISELEKKSNDIGGILETISSIAEQTNLLALNASIEAARAGEHGKGFAVVADEIRKLAEESSSSADKIRNIVDMIQKQTKDTVSIMDRFKENSEKQFGAVQEVDGAFANISNSIDEIVEQISLIDEFIEDIIGDKNEIVTSITNISSVSEETAAASEEVSASMQQQSMAVESVAQAAETLNELSIELKSQIGQFKI